In Herbaspirillum seropedicae, a single window of DNA contains:
- the rfaH gene encoding transcription/translation regulatory transformer protein RfaH, translated as MQWYLVHTKPRQEVCAQQNLEQQGYECYLPLLHKEKVRRGALTLSSEALFPRYLFIRLGAGLTSKSWAPIRSTKGVSRLVTFGTEPAKISNDLVLALQAAQQSEAAPVERAFTPGQRVQLVEGALSGIEGIFLEADGERRVMVLIEMLSKPVSVAVAPGSLRKIL; from the coding sequence ATGCAATGGTATCTGGTGCATACAAAACCCCGACAGGAAGTCTGTGCTCAGCAGAATCTTGAGCAGCAAGGTTACGAGTGCTACCTGCCATTGTTGCATAAAGAGAAAGTCCGCCGCGGCGCCTTGACGCTCAGCAGCGAGGCCCTCTTCCCCCGCTATCTGTTCATCCGCCTGGGCGCGGGCCTCACCAGCAAGAGCTGGGCGCCCATCCGTTCGACCAAGGGCGTGAGCCGGCTGGTGACTTTCGGCACCGAACCGGCCAAGATCAGCAATGACCTGGTACTGGCCCTGCAAGCGGCCCAGCAGAGCGAGGCAGCCCCTGTTGAGCGCGCCTTCACGCCCGGCCAGCGCGTGCAGCTGGTCGAAGGCGCCTTGTCCGGCATCGAAGGCATCTTCCTCGAAGCCGATGGCGAGCGCCGGGTCATGGTGCTCATCGAAATGCTGAGCAAACCGGTCTCGGTCGCCGTGGCGCCTGGCTCCCTGCGCAAGATCCTCTGA
- a CDS encoding rhodanese-like domain-containing protein, with protein MEHISATELAAWINDPDRPTPLLLDVREPWEHQTCHIAGSQLVPMNTIPGRFSELDEEQPVVCICHHGGRSMQVAAFLERQGFTKVINLSGGVHAWASQVDPAMPTY; from the coding sequence ATGGAGCACATCTCTGCCACGGAACTGGCCGCGTGGATCAATGATCCGGACCGTCCCACCCCGCTGTTGCTGGATGTGCGCGAGCCCTGGGAACACCAGACCTGCCACATTGCCGGCTCGCAACTGGTGCCGATGAACACCATCCCCGGCCGCTTCTCGGAACTCGATGAAGAACAGCCGGTGGTGTGCATCTGCCATCACGGAGGCCGCAGCATGCAGGTGGCGGCCTTCCTGGAGCGCCAGGGCTTTACCAAGGTGATCAACCTCAGTGGCGGCGTGCATGCCTGGGCCAGCCAGGTCGATCCCGCCATGCCGACCTACTGA